In Carassius auratus strain Wakin chromosome 41, ASM336829v1, whole genome shotgun sequence, the DNA window AGTATTTCAAACTTGTGTGTGCAACAATCTCaatgatactgaaataacacttttaattaataacacttatgaattagtttttatttttacattttccgtttttgtttaaattttaccTAAGGTTTTAATTGGTTTTTGGTCTTATTTATAGTATATAGTCTATATAGTATGTTCTATATAGTATAATACGTCTGtaacagtttttattcattttatttttagtaattttgttggtctttttaaatattttagtctacagttttaatacattttatttcaattaatttagtacatcaatttaaactaaataaaaatgagaaaaaatacttttaaatttgaACTGATGTTTGCAAAAGTATTTATTCACGTAATTAAATATTAaggaaaatatgattaaatatcattgcgttaatttagcaaaaacagTGTAATCATAACATAATTTTGAATGTATATTCTTACTGTTTTACTTCTtgcataaaacactttttaatttacaacaaataattcttttttatatatatatatatatatatatatatatatatatatatatatatatatatatatatatatatatatatatatatatatatatatatgtagatggAATTCTTTCAGTTGTATCACCCAATCTATTTTAGGATACGCTGATGAATTGTGCTGTCAGTACCTCTGCCTCTGAATCTTTCAGTTTCTGGATCTTCTCCTTGACTTTCATCTCAAACACCTGCTCCATCTCCATCTCCATCTTCTTCATTTTGGTCACATGCTCCCTTCTCTCCTCCTCCATCTGGGCGAGAGGACTCCTAGTATTGACACATGCAATTAACAATCATGAGCGCACATCCCAGTTTCCCAAGAAACAAGACGAGAAGTGATGGAAACAAAGCCCTCGTTGCCCACTCCTCATCACACAGATGAGGTCAGTGTGACGCCCCTGACCTAATGGCTTATCATGGCCAGTCTTGCTAAGGCATAGAAAAAGGAGGAAGAACAGTGAACAAACACCCTGGTTTCAGAGGAACCTGAAAGCAGTTAATGGCCAAAGCGACTATGCTGAAGTTAGTGAGCGGTACAGGAAAGCTGTGAAGAGGTACGGCAGGAACATATGCGAAGGCAGAAACAATGGTGGGAATCGTTAGATGCCTCACGATATGATTTTTATCCAAGCaattcaaaatgattcattcaagatGCATCTCATTCAGGGTTATTatctttaacaattttatttttttttactaaaagaccataaaaatcattatttgaaataacttAACTGAAAAATCTGGTTTCTGGTGTCATTcccttccagctatttttagttGTACAAAACAGCTCGTTTAGCTGCTTGATGTATCAAACCAGTGTCTCttaacatattattttaatgtgttattttaattatgaaaacactagttattagtgcaaacagtttgaccatttactgcactttgttatttcCCTACAGCTGCTAAAGGTCACTTTCACAGAAAATGGCGTTTAAATATAAGGTGGATAACGGAGTACTCAAATTTAATCAAGAAATCAttacagccctaatataaatgatactaaaaggaaaaaaaatggccACTATTGTCACtacaaagaaatgcaaacatttgaattgaatgaatttgaattgaatgcaACAATGTTTGTGAATCAAAGTCTGAGGAAGAACTACAATACATCTgtgaatcaaatttttttttctccctctcacAGACAAACATTTCACATTGGGAAAATTAGGAAGGGTTCAGTTTCCCCTAATCTAACCAGTACAACTGGGCTGTAGTCACAAGGTCTATAGGGCCTTTTGcaccgctttagttccagaactaaatgaaCAGTACTAAAGTACAGGGACAATTTTGTGCGAACTATTTCCCAGTATCATTTAAAGTATTGCATTTACACCGACCGTGTGTTCTAGGACGTGACATAAGCCCGTCAACAGCGATGTCATTTGTGCACAATgttcaacaacgttaacaaagaaaaataacaagAGGACGCTGTGAttggagctgtgtttttgttgcgtTTCACAGGTTTCAAAATAATAGACATGGAATGTCGACGTATACGTAAAGCGACTGAAGGAACAGAAAGGAGGACTAAGAATCTCCAACGACAACTGGCAGTACTACATTTGTTACAAGTGCCTGCGTCCGTATATTTAttgctgttcatcatacttgtgAAATAAGTTGACAATGTTTACAGCATGTTTACAGGGTTTTAAATCATTGCAGGTGAGGCATTTTCAAACATGTCTGGCCAATCAGTGTCTACTTTTAggagaagtcatggcctagtggttagagagtttgactcctaaccctagggattgtgggttcgagtctcgggctggcaatatcaCGAATTgaaatgcccttgagcaagacaccgaaccccTAACTTCTctcctgggtgctgcagcataaatggtgcagttcacggtgtgtgtgcactttggatgggttaaacgtagagcacgaattctgagtatgggtcaacatacttggctgaatgtctcgTCACTTTATGTCACGGTTaataccagttgtgctggttataCCCTGCTcaggagtaggagctaatttgttCTCAAAAAAGGTAGTCCGGTACTAAAATCGCCCAAAAtgcccaaaagtgggtagttccacaattagttctggtactatgaaaaggttgcTGTGGTGCGAAAGGCCCTTATTACGCCCTGGAAAAATCCCACATGGAACTGTTGGAAAAAGAGGGAGAAAACGGACACTAAAAGACACTGTTCCCAGAGGAAGAGAGGATCCATACAACATggatttagaaaaatgtaaatgaccACTTACATGCCTTCAACCGTGTCaactctaaaaaacaaaaacacacacacttagcaTGCTACAAGTCATACTGTGCACTGAAGAGCAAAACAATGTGTCAACAGAAAGCAGATCAGAGGAAAGACTAGTCTGGATTATAACACTTAAATGTggtttcctgcaaaaaaaaacacaacaactgtATTTTATGTTAGAGGTGACATTCGACTACTTGGAAGCTGCATGACGTGACCACAAATGTTTCTGTGAGCGCGTGCTCATGCATATGTACCTGTGTTAAGAGTCTGGCTTCTTAAATTAAGGGTTAGCGAGCACAGCAAACTGTGAAGGGATATCTTAATATAAACATCGTCAAACATAACGTCACCAAGAGAAATGTACTGACAGGAAATACATTCAAGCGACACGATGAAGAGTCAACATGAACTAGAATCTGACCCCATTTACTTGTTTAAACCCCTTCCTCTTTTTCATTACATGTTAGATTACAtagaatacattatattatattacattacataacaATGTAATAGAATTAGTCCAGTTTGACTTGCAAACAGCATTTTATGTAGAGTTTAAAAACAGAAGTAGGCCACCCATAAATATAAGTATGGTGGTTTATAGTGTGCTCTTCAATACAGCAGACAACAGGAAATGATGCAACATAAAATGTCACAACGCTGTTTGACAATTAAGCATTACTCATATTGATCCAAAACCTTCGTTAGAAATGAAATGCTATATTTAAAGTTAATTTCAGAGTAGGTGTAGGTTTGTTTGTTATTTCAGATGTATTAAATTATTCCAAAGTATAAATGCTAATATGATAGCTGTTCAAATTCTTATATGAAACACTAAAGTTGTGGAGTAACACATTCCAGGAAAACACACTGTTGCTTGCGTGTTATAGTTTACATTCACACATTGTGACACAATGAGGTCAGAGTGGAGCATGTTTTAAGTGTCTGAGATGAAGCAGCATGGAATGTAACCCAGCATGTAATGGATGCCTGCTGTCTTTTGTTATTCCAGGCATTTCCGATTACACTGGTAGTATATAAACATCTTGAATCTCAGGACAGAACATGCAGTCAAAGGCCTTTGTCGTTCGATATGGAGTGCATGTTCTTGGATTTAGTAGACTCAATTGTTTAAAATCAGTGATATGTTACTAAACGTTCCTTACTTGGTGAGCTGCCCTTTGGTTTTGTTGTTGTCGATTCCATTACAGGTTACAGCCGCAAGCTTCCTGCTTCTGTAGTTCTCATAATGGACATTATTTGTGACGTCCTTGAGGTCCTGCATGTGGGTTCTAACACAAAACAAGTCGATTTGTATACACTGGCTCCACAAAGCCATGCTTAAAGTATGAGTGCCAATACAttagatatataaaatatgaaaccaaGTGCTATTTATGATGAAGAAACAGCACACTTTTTAAGCAATGCATTTAACAAAAGTTGCTCTTGTGGTCAAATTGAAAAGCGAAGTCTCGTTCACTCTCACAAAGCTTTTGCTGTTGTGCTTCCTCAGTTTATTCCCACAAGACTTAAGCCAAACTCACTGTATGAATGTGTTTGATTAGCAGTGTCTATGTTTGTACCTTATAAGCATATTCCTTAAGAGTGTAAAATCACAGTGGTCTCCATTCTCAACTATGGAGAAAGAAAAGATTATTAGGTTTTAAACACAACAAGCTACTCTTCAAATGCCATTTATAATTGTTAACTACTGGACAAAGACTTAACAAAAAGATAACTGATACTGCACAAACCCATttaaagtgatttattttaatgttagccACTCAACCAAAATGATCAgaggtttgtaaaattaaaaCTGCAGCTCTAAAAGTTATTAATTGTCGAAGGCTTTTCAAGTGCATCTACCTTCTGCCACTCCCCATGGGTACTGCCTTCCTCGAACCTTCTTGCCATTCACCTCGATGATAGTGTTGCTTCCGACCACAGCCAGGGGCAACCGATccttgagagagagatagagaggctCATGGATGGCTGTGTACAAGGAATCTGTCTGCTAAAGCAACATGGAAAGCTTGGCAAACTTTCAATGTGCTGCCACCTGGTGAACCACATGTACAGTCCACCTCCACAGACACAGATCCAGAACTATCACTTTATTACACTTGGGGACAGATCAAATAAAACAgggcatttttttaattttacttttgaaATACAAAGTACAACACAAAGATGCTTCCTCAGAACGTTTAATTAATTCCCTGAGAAATgacttgtttaaaataaatgggCATGACATCACTACCATGAGCACATCAATTATGAATGCTTTTGTTTGGAAAATCAATACAAATGTGGAACTCTTactttgatttttttcacaatctTATTTTCTTCCTCATCATCCGTCTCTGGAAACTCATAGATTTTGATCTTGTGCTCCAGGATTTCTCGCATAATCTacagaaacataataaaataaataaataaacatcacaGAAACACTTAAGGCTTACCGTTTATATCAATATAAAGTAGCAACTGAAAAATATAGCAGAGGACAGACTGAGCTGCTGCGGAGAAAGTGCATAACTTAATCCAATTTGATCTAAACATGTGACAATCTTCATATTAAGACCTTTAAAAACTGGTAAGACATTGTTAACTTCCGCTAACTTCTGAATTTAACTTCCGCTTTAAAAGCctgattttttaaatacatggtaACATTccctttatttgttttcatagccTTTAATATGTATTGTTTTGTTGGACAACATTGCACGttaagtgaaatatatatataaaaaaagacacatttttgaattcaaatacaaaaaatgCAAATAGAGATACCGTATATCGCAAATTCGCCAAAAAAATTCAGCGATATGATTTTTTgcccatatcgcccagccctagaaaCCCTCTGCGATTCCTTCGGGCCCAGAGGATCACCAAGAGCAATTGTTTTAGGGTTGAGGAACATCCTCTGTAACGCTGCGCTCCTGCTCATGGTTCCTGCAGAGATAATACTCTGACAGATGGCAAAGCACTCAGGACACACATGGTGCCGGAGGCTTGAACTCTTGAGGTCTCTTCTTGCCTTTTTCTTAATCAGGGGTTTAAATGGGCGGCACTTAGCACACGAGAGCTGGAGGTTGCAGCAGGCTGACCTGTTTCTTGAACTGCTGGCACTCCTCGGGTGTCAGGGTATCTGCTTTGGCAATCAGTGGGATGATGTTGACCTTCTCATGCAACCGTTTCATAAACTCGATGTCCAAAGGTTTCAGTCTGGTGAAAAAACATACAACACAGTCAACTCTTGGTCTCTTTCGCTTTTTAATAAGTCTTTGTAAATGCAT includes these proteins:
- the LOC113059289 gene encoding septin-7-like isoform X3; translated protein: MVVGESGLGKSTLINSLFLTDLYSGSYPGPSHRIKKTVQVEQSKVLMKEGGVQLLLTIVDTPGFGDAVDNSNCWQPVIDHIDSKFEDYLNSESRVNRRQMPDSRVHCCLYFIAPSGHGLKPLDIEFMKRLHEKVNIIPLIAKADTLTPEECQQFKKQIMREILEHKIKIYEFPETDDEEENKIVKKIKDRLPLAVVGSNTIIEVNGKKVRGRQYPWGVAEVENGDHCDFTLLRNMLIRTHMQDLKDVTNNVHYENYRSRKLAAVTCNGIDNNKTKGQLTKVDTVEGMSPLAQMEEERREHVTKMKKMEMEMEQVFEMKVKEKIQKLKDSEAELQRRHEQMKKNLEAQHKELEERRRQFEEDRSTWETHQRILEQQRMSLEKNKKKGKIF
- the LOC113059289 gene encoding septin-7-like isoform X1 yields the protein MAQQKNLEGYVGFASLPNQVYRKSVKRGFEFTLMVVGESGLGKSTLINSLFLTDLYSGSYPGPSHRIKKTVQVEQSKVLMKEGGVQLLLTIVDTPGFGDAVDNSNCWQPVIDHIDSKFEDYLNSESRVNRRQMPDSRVHCCLYFIAPSGHGLKPLDIEFMKRLHEKVNIIPLIAKADTLTPEECQQFKKQIMREILEHKIKIYEFPETDDEEENKIVKKIKDRLPLAVVGSNTIIEVNGKKVRGRQYPWGVAEVENGDHCDFTLLRNMLIRTHMQDLKDVTNNVHYENYRSRKLAAVTCNGIDNNKTKGQLTKVDTVEGMSPLAQMEEERREHVTKMKKMEMEMEQVFEMKVKEKIQKLKDSEAELQRRHEQMKKNLEAQHKELEERRRQFEEDRSTWETHQRILEQQRMSLEKNKKKGKIF